The Malus domestica chromosome 06, GDT2T_hap1 genome has a segment encoding these proteins:
- the LOC103437662 gene encoding phenylacetaldehyde oxime monooxygenase CYP71AN24-like isoform X2: MAKEVMKTQDIAFCSRPKATAPGILFYDAHDIAFAPYGEYWRQVRKICVLELLSLKRVSQFQYARVEEVSELVEKIRKASSLNGGGPIVLSDLLVATSNNIICRCILGQKFEGEENKWFGEVTKDLMCQLMSFSFTDYFGPRMNWLDRASGHIKHLTSIWSEFDRFFDKLIAEHQAAEKEGKPRKKDFVDILLQVQKEGNDFELKSDHLKALLQDMFVGGSDTSWTAMIWLMTELAKNPRVMKKVQEEVRRVVGNKGYVDENVDTPQMTYMICCIKENMRVHPPAPLLLPRETSTDVKLGPYNIPAKTQVFVSAYSVQRDPKVWDNPDEFYPERFEEKNVGFVGQEFELIPFGAGRRVCPGLGFGVASAEYVLSNLLYWFDWKLPSGGKELAETMDTDEVYGLTVHKKASLNLIPVPYNP, from the exons ATGGCCAAGGAGGTGATGAAGACGCAGGACATTGCTTTCTGCAGCCGGCCAAAAGCCACTGCTCCGGGAATATTGTTCTATGACGCTCATGATATCGCGTTTGCTCCTTACGGAGAGTACTGGAGGCAAGTTCGGAAAATATGTGTTCTTGAGCTTCTGAGTCTTAAGAGGGTGTCACAGTTTCAGTACGCGAGGGTGGAAGAGGTTTCGGAGTTGGTCGAGAAGATTCGCAAAGCGTCGAGCCTCAATGGCGGGGGTCCTATTGTTCTGAGTGATCTGCTGGTGGCAACCTCCAACAACATTATCTGCAGGTGTATTCTCGGACAGAAGTTTGAGGGCGAGGAGAACAAGTGGTTTGGAGAGGTGACAAAAGATTTGATGTGCCAACTCATGAGTTTCAGTTTTACGGATTACTTTGGTCCGAGGATGAATTGGCTCGACCGTGCCAGTGGCCACATTAAACATTTGACATCGATTTGGTCCGAGTTTGATAGGTTTTTCGACAAGTTGATTGCCGAACATCAGGCGGCAGAGAAAGAAGGCAAGCCTCGCAAGAAGGACTTCGTGGATATTCTCCTCCAAGTTCAAAAGGAGGGCAATGACTTCGAGCTCAAAAGTGACCACCTCAAAGCACTTCTGCAG GACATGTTTGTTGGAGGAAGTGATACTAGTTGGACTGCCATGATATGGTTGATGACAGAGCTTGCGAAGAATCCACGCGTGATGAAGAAAGTCCAGGAAGAGGTAAGAAGGGTGGTGGGGAACAAGGGATATGTAGATGAGAATGTTGACACCCCCCAAATGACCTACATGATATGTTGCatcaaagaaaatatgagagttCATCCTCCGGCGCCTCTTTTACTTCCTCGCGAAACAAGTACAGACGTGAAATTGGGACCCTACAACATCCCTGCGAAAACACAGGTGTTTGTGAGCGCATACTCGGTACAAAGGGACCCCAAAGTCTGGGACAACCCCGATGAGTTTTACCCCGAGAGGTTCGAGGAGAAGAACGTTGGTTTCGTGGGTCAGGAGTTTGAACTCATCCCGTTCGGTGCTGGGAGAAGGGTGTGCCCTGGACTCGGCTTTGGGGTTGCTTCTGCTGAATATGTGCTTTCCAACCTTCTGTATTGGTTTGATTGGAAACTGCCTAGTGGTGGTAAGGAATTGGCCGAGACCATGGACACCGATGAAGTTTACGGACTCACAGTCCACAAGAAAGCTTCTCTTAACCTTATCCCGGTCCCATACAACCCTTGA
- the LOC103437662 gene encoding phenylacetaldehyde oxime monooxygenase CYP71AN24-like isoform X1, whose product MAILALVFEQLQKNVFLLPLIILSAFILFSLTKSSSNGDEKRKLKLPPSPPRLPLIGNLHRLGKFPHQSLHALSKKYGDLMLVHLGKVPTLIVSSAEMAKEVMKTQDIAFCSRPKATAPGILFYDAHDIAFAPYGEYWRQVRKICVLELLSLKRVSQFQYARVEEVSELVEKIRKASSLNGGGPIVLSDLLVATSNNIICRCILGQKFEGEENKWFGEVTKDLMCQLMSFSFTDYFGPRMNWLDRASGHIKHLTSIWSEFDRFFDKLIAEHQAAEKEGKPRKKDFVDILLQVQKEGNDFELKSDHLKALLQDMFVGGSDTSWTAMIWLMTELAKNPRVMKKVQEEVRRVVGNKGYVDENVDTPQMTYMICCIKENMRVHPPAPLLLPRETSTDVKLGPYNIPAKTQVFVSAYSVQRDPKVWDNPDEFYPERFEEKNVGFVGQEFELIPFGAGRRVCPGLGFGVASAEYVLSNLLYWFDWKLPSGGKELAETMDTDEVYGLTVHKKASLNLIPVPYNP is encoded by the exons ATGGCTATTCTAGCACTTGTGTTTGAGCAGCTGCAGAAGAatgtctttcttcttcctcttatcATACTTTCTGCATTCATTCTGTTTTCTCTTACTAAATCATCGTCCAATGGCGATGAGAAACGAAAACTCAAGTTACCACCTTCCCCACCAAGGTTGCCATTGATTGGAAACCTTCACCGGTTAGGCAAATTCCCACACCAATCTCTCCATGCTCTCTCGAAAAAGTATGGCGATTTAATGCTAGTGCACCTTGGGAAAGTTCCTACTTTGATCGTTTCATCTGCAGAGATGGCCAAGGAGGTGATGAAGACGCAGGACATTGCTTTCTGCAGCCGGCCAAAAGCCACTGCTCCGGGAATATTGTTCTATGACGCTCATGATATCGCGTTTGCTCCTTACGGAGAGTACTGGAGGCAAGTTCGGAAAATATGTGTTCTTGAGCTTCTGAGTCTTAAGAGGGTGTCACAGTTTCAGTACGCGAGGGTGGAAGAGGTTTCGGAGTTGGTCGAGAAGATTCGCAAAGCGTCGAGCCTCAATGGCGGGGGTCCTATTGTTCTGAGTGATCTGCTGGTGGCAACCTCCAACAACATTATCTGCAGGTGTATTCTCGGACAGAAGTTTGAGGGCGAGGAGAACAAGTGGTTTGGAGAGGTGACAAAAGATTTGATGTGCCAACTCATGAGTTTCAGTTTTACGGATTACTTTGGTCCGAGGATGAATTGGCTCGACCGTGCCAGTGGCCACATTAAACATTTGACATCGATTTGGTCCGAGTTTGATAGGTTTTTCGACAAGTTGATTGCCGAACATCAGGCGGCAGAGAAAGAAGGCAAGCCTCGCAAGAAGGACTTCGTGGATATTCTCCTCCAAGTTCAAAAGGAGGGCAATGACTTCGAGCTCAAAAGTGACCACCTCAAAGCACTTCTGCAG GACATGTTTGTTGGAGGAAGTGATACTAGTTGGACTGCCATGATATGGTTGATGACAGAGCTTGCGAAGAATCCACGCGTGATGAAGAAAGTCCAGGAAGAGGTAAGAAGGGTGGTGGGGAACAAGGGATATGTAGATGAGAATGTTGACACCCCCCAAATGACCTACATGATATGTTGCatcaaagaaaatatgagagttCATCCTCCGGCGCCTCTTTTACTTCCTCGCGAAACAAGTACAGACGTGAAATTGGGACCCTACAACATCCCTGCGAAAACACAGGTGTTTGTGAGCGCATACTCGGTACAAAGGGACCCCAAAGTCTGGGACAACCCCGATGAGTTTTACCCCGAGAGGTTCGAGGAGAAGAACGTTGGTTTCGTGGGTCAGGAGTTTGAACTCATCCCGTTCGGTGCTGGGAGAAGGGTGTGCCCTGGACTCGGCTTTGGGGTTGCTTCTGCTGAATATGTGCTTTCCAACCTTCTGTATTGGTTTGATTGGAAACTGCCTAGTGGTGGTAAGGAATTGGCCGAGACCATGGACACCGATGAAGTTTACGGACTCACAGTCCACAAGAAAGCTTCTCTTAACCTTATCCCGGTCCCATACAACCCTTGA